TTGCCGGTGACCGTGGCGGTGAACTGGGAGGACGTGCAGGTGACGCCGCTGGTGCCGGTCGCGCTGGAGCGGAACGCGGCGGAGGTGCCGGAGGCCAGCGGGGCGGTGAGGGTGTCGCCGGCCGCGACGGCGGTGCCGCCCGCGCCGCCGGTGGTGAGGACGGCGCCGCCGTCGGCGGAGGCGGGTGCGGCGACCGCGAGGGCGAGTGCGGTGGCGGTGCCGGCGAGGGCGAGAAGGGATCGCGTGCGCATGCGGGTGCCTCTTTCCTGAGTGGGGTTCGGATGAGGTGTTCGTGCCGTCGGCGCAGGGCCGTCGCGCCTTCTCCGTACGCGACGGCCCGCGGTGGCGGCGGTCCGGCGCCGGCCGAAGGCCCCGGGGGGAAGGGCCTCCGGCCGGGCCGGCGTGCAGCGGCCCGGCACCGCCGGGGGGAAGGGCGGTGCGGGGCCGCGGTGATGGGAAACGGTTGCTGCGATCTGCTGCGAGCGGCCGGCTCGGCGGCCGGGAGACACGGCCGGTGCCGCTCGGCGGATCCGGCGCCACGGATCCGTGAAGCAGGGCAAGTTGTAGACCTGATCGAGCGTCAACGTCAAGGCGGGCCAGGACAGTTCGGCGCGTGATCGCAGCTCGCGCACATCCGGCACCCTTTTTTCACATCTCCCTTGACCCCCCGAAGTAACCGGCGGTAACTTCCTCGAAAGGCTACTGCCGCGTAACGAGAAAGCCCTTGCTCCGCCGGGGTGCGAGGAGGCGTACGCGGCCGTCGCTGTCCGCGCCAGGACACACGCCGCTGAAGCCCAGCCCGCAGCGATCCACGCCCATGGGAGCAGACATGGCCTCGTCCCCGGACGTCCCGTCCGTCGGCAACACCCCCGAGAACCCGGAGAACGCCTCCCCCTCCGGAACACCGCCCGCGCCCGCCGCCGGGCAGAGACGGGGCCGGGTCCGGGCCCGCCGGGCCGCGGTGATGGCGGTCCCCGCCACCCTCGTCGCCGCCGGTCTCGCGGTGCTCACCGCGCAGGGCGCGCTGGGCGTGCAGTTCGCGATCTCCGGCATGCCGTTCACCGTCACCGCGACCGACCTCCGGGGAACCGGTTTCGAGCAGTTCGGCGGGCTCGACACCATGGCGGACGGCAGCCCGAACGCCGGGGACACCGGCGGCCAGGTGCTGGTGGTGACCTCCGCGATCAAGAAGGCCACGCTCGACCACCTGTGCCAGAGCGTGGACCTCGGCGGCACCAACCTGCTCATCACGGCGGGCGGCGGCGCGGACAAGGTGCGGGCGAACGATCTGACCACCGACTCCACGGAGCTGTCCGGCAACGCCGCCTTCCGCAACATCGAGATCGGCAACGACGCCAGCACTCTGACCAAGGCAGGCGTGAAGGGGCCGATCGGCGTGTTCAGCCAGCAGGCCGACACCGTGCACATCGCCAACCTGCGGCAGACCAACTACGCGACGACGGCAGGGGTGTTCAAGCTCCCCGGTCTCAAGCTCCGCTTCAGCGACTCGGGGTGCTGATGAGCACGGCCGGCCGTCCGCGTCCGGGGGCGCGGGCCGCCTTCCGGGACTGGCGGGCCCGCCGGCCGTTCTGGGGCGGGCTGCTGCTCGCCCTGGCCGGCGGCGAGATCCTGCTCACC
This genomic interval from Streptomyces sp. NBC_00557 contains the following:
- a CDS encoding DUF6230 family protein, translated to MASSPDVPSVGNTPENPENASPSGTPPAPAAGQRRGRVRARRAAVMAVPATLVAAGLAVLTAQGALGVQFAISGMPFTVTATDLRGTGFEQFGGLDTMADGSPNAGDTGGQVLVVTSAIKKATLDHLCQSVDLGGTNLLITAGGGADKVRANDLTTDSTELSGNAAFRNIEIGNDASTLTKAGVKGPIGVFSQQADTVHIANLRQTNYATTAGVFKLPGLKLRFSDSGC